One genomic region from Sphingobacteriales bacterium encodes:
- the pdxA gene encoding 4-hydroxythreonine-4-phosphate dehydrogenase PdxA, which produces MSMQNQKRKVGITLGDVAGIGPEIIMKTFQDDLIYKHFTPILFGNPRVLSYYKKMLNFDRFQYSSVKGYNNLSHNALNIIPVWEEEFAINPGTPTEITGNYALKSLQAACEALKNRQVDVLVTSPINKKVMHSEQFPYAGHTEYLMNYFGAKDNLMFMVAEDLRVGLVTNHSALKDVASKISKEKILRKLQIMNTSLKLDFGIDQPRIAVLGLNPHAGDGGVIGNEEVNVILPAVKEAKDSGMTVFGPYPADGFFASGNYKKFDAILAMYHDQGLIPFKYIAGEDGTNFTAGLDIVRTSPDHGTAEDIAGKGVADETSFRKAIYAAIDIYNMRNNYTDMRSNPLVKRAVLHDERI; this is translated from the coding sequence ATGAGCATGCAAAACCAAAAAAGAAAAGTAGGGATAACGCTCGGTGATGTGGCGGGTATCGGACCCGAAATCATCATGAAAACCTTTCAGGATGACCTTATTTATAAGCACTTTACACCTATTCTGTTCGGAAACCCAAGGGTTCTGTCGTACTACAAAAAGATGCTTAATTTTGATAGGTTTCAATATTCTTCGGTAAAAGGCTATAATAATTTAAGTCATAATGCGCTCAATATAATCCCGGTTTGGGAGGAGGAATTCGCGATTAATCCCGGAACTCCGACGGAAATAACCGGTAATTATGCATTGAAATCGCTGCAGGCAGCCTGCGAGGCACTCAAGAATAGGCAGGTGGATGTGCTGGTTACTTCACCAATAAACAAAAAAGTGATGCATTCGGAACAGTTCCCGTATGCAGGTCATACGGAATACCTGATGAATTATTTTGGTGCCAAAGATAATCTGATGTTTATGGTTGCTGAAGATTTGCGTGTCGGATTGGTCACGAATCACAGTGCCCTAAAAGATGTTGCATCGAAAATCTCCAAGGAGAAGATTCTCCGTAAGCTGCAGATCATGAATACATCCTTGAAACTGGATTTTGGAATCGACCAGCCCAGAATCGCGGTATTGGGATTGAACCCTCATGCGGGAGACGGCGGTGTGATAGGCAATGAGGAAGTCAATGTTATTCTACCAGCTGTGAAAGAAGCCAAAGACAGCGGTATGACCGTTTTTGGTCCTTATCCGGCGGACGGGTTCTTTGCTTCCGGCAATTATAAGAAATTTGACGCCATACTGGCGATGTACCACGACCAGGGATTGATTCCGTTTAAATATATTGCAGGGGAAGATGGCACGAATTTCACAGCCGGTCTGGATATAGTCCGTACATCGCCGGATCACGGCACGGCAGAGGATATTGCCGGAAAAGGGGTAGCGGACGAAACCTCTTTCCGCAAAGCGATTTATGCTGCCATTGATATTTACAATATGCGGAATAATTACACAGACATGCGCAGCAACCCTTTGGTGAAACGCGCTGTATTGCATGATGAGCGGATTTAA
- a CDS encoding DinB family protein: MSEQLVSHYNDIEALKNKFLKKVARLSPEQLNRKSANGGWSAGQVLYHVAFAESGTILVINRNLKENKVNLKSDLVSVVRNTLLVLSLKLPLKLKAPEVVSKVPESITLEELKDYFDRNTIQFRQILHDLPETLEDKFIFRHPIGGLFNIQQTLNFTREHYLHHERQLDALL; this comes from the coding sequence ATGAGCGAACAATTAGTTTCACATTACAATGACATTGAAGCGTTGAAAAATAAATTCCTGAAAAAGGTTGCCCGCTTGTCACCGGAACAGTTAAACAGGAAGTCCGCTAACGGAGGCTGGAGCGCAGGACAGGTGCTGTATCATGTGGCATTTGCAGAAAGCGGAACCATATTGGTGATTAACCGGAACCTGAAGGAGAATAAAGTCAACTTAAAAAGTGATCTGGTGAGTGTAGTCAGGAACACCCTGCTGGTACTTAGCCTGAAATTACCGTTAAAGTTAAAGGCACCTGAAGTGGTCAGTAAGGTTCCGGAAAGCATCACATTGGAAGAGTTAAAGGATTATTTTGACAGGAATACAATTCAGTTCAGACAGATATTGCATGATTTACCGGAAACACTGGAGGATAAATTCATCTTCAGGCATCCGATAGGAGGTTTGTTTAATATTCAACAGACACTGAATTTTACCAGGGAACATTACCTGCATCACGAACGGCAACTGGATGCGTTATTGTGA
- a CDS encoding glycosyltransferase family 2 protein, whose protein sequence is MSTTLSIIVPAYNEERSIQNILNKILEVQLIQDIQKEIIIVNDCSKDETEQKVLEFKQQHPDVSIVYMKHDVNKGKGAALRTGFQSATGDFVIVQDADMEYDPNEFNVLVKPILDGFADVVYGSRFMGGNPHRILFFWHTIGNKMLTFASNMFTNLNLTDMETCYKMFRREIIQGIRLKENRFGFEPEVTAKVSKIPKIRIYEVGISYYGRTYEEGKKIGMKDAFRALYCIIRYNLFP, encoded by the coding sequence ATGAGCACTACCTTATCCATTATTGTTCCGGCATACAATGAAGAAAGATCTATTCAGAACATACTGAATAAGATATTGGAAGTTCAACTTATACAAGACATACAGAAAGAGATTATTATTGTAAATGATTGTTCTAAGGACGAAACGGAACAAAAAGTCCTGGAATTTAAACAACAACATCCGGACGTATCCATAGTATATATGAAACATGATGTCAACAAAGGAAAAGGTGCAGCGCTCCGTACCGGGTTCCAAAGTGCTACCGGTGATTTTGTGATTGTTCAGGATGCTGACATGGAATATGACCCGAACGAATTTAATGTTCTGGTTAAACCAATTCTGGATGGATTTGCGGATGTAGTGTATGGCAGCCGTTTTATGGGTGGCAACCCCCATCGTATCCTGTTCTTCTGGCACACTATCGGCAATAAGATGCTGACGTTCGCTTCCAACATGTTTACCAATTTAAATCTCACGGATATGGAAACATGTTACAAGATGTTTCGCCGAGAAATCATTCAAGGCATCCGCCTAAAAGAAAATCGTTTTGGATTTGAACCTGAAGTGACGGCAAAAGTTTCCAAGATCCCTAAAATCAGAATTTATGAAGTGGGTATCTCCTATTATGGCAGAACCTATGAGGAAGGTAAGAAAATAGGGATGAAGGATGCCTTCAGGGCATTGTATTGTATAATACGGTACAACTTATTCCCCTAA
- a CDS encoding glycosyltransferase family 39 protein has translation MNEPCNNKLMFNRNIFILLIISLVIRILVLLRFQPWNPSVMHDQILIFDSFGYHNLALCIKNQFSFCGDAFRTPGYPVFMALVYSVFGNHPYAVLFTQIFLNLVSVVLMYKIGKELFSDKAGFIAAVLFSLDLHHIIFINYLLTETLYTTIFLAGLFYLIRGLKTNQVRYFIVSGGIYGISTLIRPISQYYIAGILLFLLIWNYKSWKNGLRVAVLLLAAYCMVIAPWCYRNYHTFGHFAVSNIKGYNLLFWNASYYEAKRQHKTIEQINDGFLVELKKMGWTPESNPFDKEKLDGELAGKIIKAHFADYLKTHLTGTVKIHLSLGTQSLTEVLHIPAKKWTEEEKYTNGVLVLAQKFFATKTAYEIIVGLFVAMFLVFVYFFSMHGIWSMIKQKQVLLMLFLLGSAGYFALISGIISYARYRLPSMPFYILLASVGMVWWMERRKPKDDGR, from the coding sequence ATGAATGAACCGTGCAATAATAAGTTGATGTTTAACAGGAATATTTTCATCCTACTGATTATCTCTCTGGTCATAAGGATTCTGGTCTTACTAAGATTCCAGCCCTGGAATCCATCCGTTATGCACGATCAGATTTTAATTTTCGATTCATTCGGATATCACAACCTAGCCTTGTGTATCAAAAATCAGTTTTCCTTCTGCGGGGATGCCTTCAGGACTCCCGGATATCCGGTTTTTATGGCGCTGGTTTATTCGGTTTTCGGTAATCATCCTTATGCTGTTCTTTTTACACAAATATTTTTAAACCTGGTTTCTGTCGTTCTGATGTATAAAATTGGGAAAGAGCTTTTCTCAGACAAGGCTGGCTTTATAGCGGCGGTTTTATTTTCGCTGGATCTGCATCATATCATATTCATCAACTATCTGCTGACAGAAACACTTTATACCACCATATTCCTCGCTGGCTTATTTTATCTGATACGGGGGCTAAAAACCAATCAGGTCAGATACTTTATCGTATCCGGCGGCATATATGGTATCAGTACCCTGATACGCCCGATTTCCCAATACTACATTGCCGGAATTCTTTTATTTCTGCTCATCTGGAATTATAAAAGTTGGAAGAATGGGCTTCGTGTGGCAGTTTTGCTGCTGGCCGCCTACTGTATGGTAATTGCTCCCTGGTGCTACAGAAATTATCATACGTTCGGTCATTTCGCCGTTTCCAACATTAAAGGTTATAATCTGTTGTTTTGGAATGCGAGTTATTACGAAGCGAAACGACAGCATAAAACCATCGAACAGATAAATGATGGATTCCTGGTGGAATTGAAAAAAATGGGATGGACGCCCGAATCCAACCCGTTTGACAAAGAGAAACTCGATGGTGAATTGGCCGGTAAAATTATCAAAGCACATTTTGCAGATTATCTGAAGACACACCTGACGGGAACTGTAAAGATTCATCTCAGTCTCGGTACTCAAAGTTTGACGGAAGTATTGCATATCCCCGCAAAAAAATGGACAGAAGAGGAAAAATATACGAATGGTGTGTTGGTGCTGGCTCAGAAATTCTTTGCCACCAAAACCGCATATGAGATTATAGTGGGATTGTTTGTCGCGATGTTTTTAGTGTTCGTCTATTTCTTCTCCATGCATGGGATATGGAGCATGATAAAACAAAAGCAGGTATTGCTGATGCTGTTTCTGCTGGGTTCTGCCGGGTATTTTGCACTGATCAGCGGAATTATTTCGTATGCCCGATACCGTTTACCGAGTATGCCTTTTTACATTCTGCTCGCAAGTGTGGGAATGGTATGGTGGATGGAAAGGAGGAAACCTAAAGACGATGGTCGATAG
- a CDS encoding MoxR family ATPase — protein sequence MQEFKGTENYIATEELQTAVNAAIALEKPLLIKGEPGTGKTLLAFEVAKALNKPMFTWHIKSTTQAQQGLYEYDAVARLRDSQFGDTKVNDISSYIIKGKMWQAFESEEQAVLLIDEIDKADIEFPNDLLLELDKMEFYCYELQKTIQAKTRPIVIITSNNEKELPDAFLRRCFFHYIRFPERQTMIDIIHVHFPHLEDDLMEEALKVFYGLRDIHGIKKKPSTSELIDWIRLLKLGKNTKEDLEKIDYLTTSPPYFGSLLKNEHDYEHIIKAKRSTQNTFRRF from the coding sequence ATGCAGGAATTTAAAGGAACCGAAAATTATATTGCCACCGAGGAATTGCAGACCGCTGTCAACGCCGCCATTGCGCTGGAGAAGCCGTTGCTGATAAAAGGAGAACCCGGAACGGGTAAGACCCTTTTGGCATTTGAAGTGGCAAAGGCACTGAACAAACCCATGTTTACCTGGCACATCAAGTCCACCACACAGGCGCAGCAGGGTTTGTATGAATACGACGCCGTGGCACGCCTGCGCGATTCACAGTTTGGAGATACGAAAGTAAACGACATTTCCAGCTACATCATCAAAGGAAAAATGTGGCAGGCATTTGAAAGCGAAGAACAGGCTGTTTTATTGATAGATGAGATTGACAAAGCGGATATTGAATTTCCGAATGACTTACTGCTAGAGCTCGATAAGATGGAATTTTACTGCTATGAATTGCAGAAAACCATACAGGCAAAAACCAGGCCGATTGTCATCATCACATCCAACAATGAAAAGGAACTGCCCGATGCCTTTCTGCGCAGGTGTTTTTTCCATTACATCCGTTTCCCGGAACGGCAAACCATGATTGACATCATCCATGTTCATTTCCCTCATCTGGAAGACGACTTGATGGAAGAAGCCTTAAAGGTATTTTACGGATTGCGGGATATTCACGGCATCAAGAAAAAACCATCCACCTCTGAGCTGATTGACTGGATTCGATTGTTGAAATTAGGGAAAAACACGAAGGAAGATTTGGAGAAGATTGACTACCTCACCACTTCACCGCCATATTTTGGTTCCTTGTTAAAGAATGAACACGACTATGAGCATATCATCAAAGCCAAGCGAAGTACACAAAATACATTCAGGCGGTTTTAA
- a CDS encoding HIT family protein: MTIFTKIINGEIPCYKIAEDAQHFAFLDIRPLNAGHTLVVPKKETDYIFDLEDEELKELMVFAKKIAVAIQKSIPCERIGMTVIGLEVPHTHIHLAPINSVHDLDFRHSKTISAEEMQSIADRIKSNL; this comes from the coding sequence ATGACCATCTTCACCAAAATCATCAATGGCGAAATACCTTGCTACAAGATTGCAGAGGACGCACAACATTTCGCGTTTCTGGATATTCGCCCGTTAAATGCAGGACACACACTCGTAGTTCCGAAAAAAGAAACGGATTATATCTTTGATTTAGAAGATGAGGAACTGAAGGAGCTGATGGTGTTTGCAAAAAAAATAGCGGTGGCTATCCAAAAATCCATTCCCTGCGAGCGTATCGGGATGACGGTTATCGGATTGGAAGTGCCGCATACCCACATACATCTTGCGCCCATCAATTCGGTTCACGATCTGGATTTCAGGCATTCCAAAACCATTTCCGCCGAAGAGATGCAGTCGATCGCGGATCGTATAAAATCCAATTTATAA
- the rsmA gene encoding ribosomal RNA small subunit methyltransferase A, producing MSGFVTALKSYGQHFLNDKIVLEEIVKVIKKYESGEQIIEIGPGTGALTRYLVKEFSQLTCIEVDHRCVEYLEANYNKDQPTFRIIEADFLHLDLRDLLHQQTGIVGNFPYNISSQIVFKVLEHYKSIPFMVGMFQKEMAERIASPHGSKEYGVISVLAQLLYDIKVEFDIAPKSFSPPPKVNSSILSLKRKENVLLDFDVTLFRKIVKAGFNQRRKMLRNGLSGLVPKEMLQQEIFQKRAEQLSLQDFIDLTKLVEKHHE from the coding sequence ATGTCAGGTTTTGTGACAGCCTTAAAGTCTTACGGACAGCATTTTTTAAATGATAAAATAGTGTTGGAGGAGATTGTAAAGGTAATAAAAAAATACGAAAGTGGGGAACAAATCATTGAAATTGGACCAGGGACCGGTGCCCTCACCCGATATCTGGTAAAAGAATTCAGTCAGCTTACCTGCATTGAGGTAGACCACCGATGTGTCGAGTATTTAGAGGCCAATTACAACAAGGACCAACCAACATTCCGCATAATTGAAGCAGACTTCCTGCATCTGGACCTGAGGGATTTACTGCATCAGCAGACGGGAATTGTCGGGAATTTCCCTTACAACATTTCTTCACAGATTGTTTTTAAGGTATTGGAACATTATAAGTCCATTCCCTTCATGGTAGGTATGTTTCAAAAAGAGATGGCAGAACGGATTGCTTCTCCGCATGGCTCCAAGGAATATGGCGTCATCAGTGTACTGGCACAATTGCTGTATGATATCAAGGTGGAATTTGACATTGCACCCAAAAGTTTCTCGCCGCCGCCAAAAGTGAACAGCAGTATTCTTTCCTTGAAACGAAAAGAGAATGTTTTACTGGATTTTGACGTTACACTGTTCAGAAAGATTGTCAAGGCCGGATTTAACCAACGCAGAAAAATGCTGCGCAACGGGTTAAGCGGCCTGGTTCCGAAAGAGATGCTGCAGCAGGAAATTTTCCAGAAACGTGCCGAACAATTAAGTTTGCAGGATTTCATAGATTTGACAAAATTGGTAGAAAAGCACCATGAGTAA
- a CDS encoding four helix bundle protein has product MKENILKEKSFQFSLLIISAYKQLSKDQKEFILSKQLLRSGTSIGALYREAEHAESKTDFIHKLSIGLKEANETLYWIELLYQSEYLSKPIYDDLSLKCTEIIRLMVSIIKTSKSTIVRR; this is encoded by the coding sequence ATGAAAGAGAATATTCTGAAAGAGAAGAGTTTTCAATTTTCATTGCTAATAATTTCAGCTTACAAACAGTTGTCTAAAGACCAAAAAGAGTTTATTTTATCAAAGCAGCTGTTAAGAAGTGGAACTTCAATTGGTGCATTGTATAGGGAGGCAGAACATGCCGAATCTAAAACTGATTTTATACATAAACTATCTATCGGACTTAAAGAAGCAAATGAAACGTTGTACTGGATAGAATTATTGTACCAATCAGAATACTTGTCAAAACCCATTTATGATGATTTAAGTTTAAAATGTACAGAAATTATTCGTTTAATGGTTTCAATTATTAAAACTTCCAAGTCAACTATTGTTAGAAGATAG
- a CDS encoding VWA domain-containing protein, with protein MFLDFFLLLKEEGLPVSIGEYLNLLEALNKRVTAFNVEEFYFLSKTILIKHEQFLDRYDLLFGKYFHNIELEELEKKEIPADWLQKEMNRLFTDEEKALIEKMGGLDKLMERLKELMEEQKEKHQGGSKWIGTGGTSPFGNNGFNPEGVRIGGGGGGRTAVKIWEKREFQNYSSDVELNTRNIKLALKRLRILTREGIEDELDLHTTIEKTCKNAGYLDIEMQPSKKNRVKVLLFFDVGGSMDPYVELCEQLFSAAKSELKHLEFFYFHNCVYESIWKDNNMRYNDRIPTFDILHKFNQDYRVIFVGDATMSPYELTALGGSVEHYNDETGVAWLQRFVDKFPNIVWLNPSNEYYWDGLPTVQIIKELFKDRMYAMTLDGLAKAMKTLKGKKVAH; from the coding sequence ATGTTTCTCGATTTCTTTTTACTGCTGAAAGAAGAAGGATTGCCGGTGAGTATCGGTGAATATTTAAATCTTTTGGAAGCCTTAAACAAAAGAGTAACCGCTTTTAATGTAGAGGAATTCTATTTTTTATCCAAAACCATATTAATCAAACACGAACAGTTTCTGGACCGATACGACTTACTGTTTGGCAAATACTTTCATAATATTGAACTGGAAGAGTTGGAGAAAAAAGAAATACCTGCCGACTGGCTGCAAAAAGAGATGAACCGCCTTTTTACGGATGAAGAAAAAGCCCTGATTGAAAAAATGGGAGGATTGGATAAGCTGATGGAACGCTTAAAAGAACTGATGGAAGAGCAAAAAGAGAAACATCAGGGTGGCAGCAAATGGATAGGAACGGGCGGCACTTCGCCGTTCGGCAACAACGGCTTCAACCCGGAAGGAGTGCGTATAGGCGGCGGTGGCGGCGGACGCACTGCCGTAAAGATTTGGGAGAAGAGAGAATTTCAGAATTATTCCTCCGACGTGGAATTGAACACGCGGAATATCAAACTGGCCTTAAAGCGCCTGAGGATACTGACACGCGAAGGTATCGAAGACGAACTGGATTTACACACCACTATAGAAAAAACCTGCAAGAATGCCGGCTACCTCGATATCGAAATGCAGCCGTCTAAGAAAAATCGCGTAAAAGTGTTATTGTTTTTTGATGTGGGCGGCTCCATGGATCCCTATGTGGAATTGTGCGAACAATTATTTTCCGCAGCAAAGTCAGAATTAAAGCACCTGGAATTTTTCTATTTCCACAACTGCGTATATGAAAGTATCTGGAAAGACAACAACATGCGCTACAACGATCGAATTCCCACATTCGACATATTGCACAAATTCAACCAGGATTACCGCGTCATCTTTGTGGGAGATGCGACCATGTCGCCTTATGAATTGACGGCACTGGGCGGCAGTGTGGAGCATTACAATGATGAAACAGGTGTTGCGTGGCTGCAGCGGTTCGTCGATAAATTCCCGAATATCGTCTGGCTCAACCCCAGCAATGAATATTACTGGGATGGACTGCCGACCGTACAAATCATCAAAGAACTATTTAAAGACCGGATGTACGCGATGACACTGGATGGATTGGCCAAAGCCATGAAAACATTAAAAGGAAAAAAAGTGGCGCATTAA
- a CDS encoding leucyl aminopeptidase family protein, which produces MLQISNKASKRAILVIFNKKNITTLPFFDTEEKKAIQHKFDGNTKVISFSKQTFVYILCPVDSAEETPELHEKMRIQGHTIYKVCKDSNESDISLEVLGDINKKVLASILTGINLSDYEFNKYRTKSKPYKLTVHIDPLLMNESMVEEINLIAESVRLTKDLVNEPVSYLTAVQYSKDIQKLGKAAGFSVTVWDHKKIEQEQMGGIIAVNRGSSAPATFNILEYKPAKHKNKKPLVLVGKGVVYDTGGLSLKPTRNSMDMMKSDMAGSAAVVGAMYAIAKSKLPYHIIGLIPAVENRPGYEATCPGDVITMYDGTTVEVLDTDAEGRLILADALHYAKRLKPELVLDFATLTGAALRAIGKEAAVVMGTADKDDKKKIRNAANHTGERIVEFPIWDEYGEYMKSDIADLKNLGPMDAGAITAGKFLQHFTDYPWMHFDIAGPAFVPSQYNYRGKWATAYGVRLLFKFVQNQCTDEHAKPKKKSRDNAR; this is translated from the coding sequence ATGTTGCAGATTTCTAACAAAGCCTCTAAAAGAGCCATCCTGGTGATATTTAACAAAAAGAATATCACGACACTTCCCTTCTTTGATACAGAAGAAAAAAAAGCCATCCAGCATAAATTTGACGGAAATACGAAAGTGATTTCATTTTCCAAACAAACATTCGTATATATCTTATGTCCCGTTGATTCCGCAGAAGAAACACCCGAACTGCATGAAAAGATGCGTATTCAGGGACACACTATTTACAAAGTATGCAAGGACAGCAATGAATCCGATATCAGCCTGGAGGTGCTCGGAGATATCAACAAGAAGGTACTCGCTTCCATTTTAACGGGTATCAATTTATCCGATTATGAGTTTAATAAATACCGTACCAAATCCAAACCTTATAAATTAACTGTCCATATTGACCCGTTATTGATGAATGAGTCAATGGTGGAGGAAATTAATCTTATAGCTGAGAGTGTTCGGTTAACCAAAGATTTGGTCAATGAACCTGTTTCGTATCTTACGGCGGTACAGTATTCCAAAGATATCCAGAAACTCGGAAAAGCAGCCGGCTTCAGTGTGACCGTCTGGGATCATAAGAAGATAGAGCAGGAACAGATGGGCGGAATCATAGCGGTAAACAGAGGAAGTTCCGCTCCGGCTACATTTAATATCCTGGAATACAAGCCGGCGAAACACAAGAACAAAAAACCCTTGGTATTGGTGGGCAAAGGCGTTGTGTATGACACCGGTGGTTTATCCCTGAAGCCTACACGCAACAGTATGGATATGATGAAATCAGATATGGCGGGTTCTGCCGCGGTGGTAGGTGCCATGTATGCGATAGCCAAATCAAAACTGCCCTATCATATCATTGGGTTGATTCCGGCGGTGGAAAACCGTCCGGGATACGAGGCTACCTGTCCCGGTGATGTGATTACGATGTATGACGGTACGACGGTGGAGGTGCTCGATACCGATGCGGAAGGAAGATTGATATTAGCGGATGCACTCCATTACGCCAAACGATTGAAACCGGAACTGGTTCTGGACTTTGCTACTCTAACAGGTGCGGCATTACGGGCAATCGGGAAGGAAGCTGCCGTCGTGATGGGAACAGCTGATAAAGACGATAAAAAGAAAATCCGGAATGCGGCAAACCATACCGGAGAAAGAATCGTAGAATTCCCTATCTGGGACGAATACGGGGAATATATGAAAAGTGATATAGCCGATTTGAAGAATCTGGGTCCAATGGATGCCGGAGCCATCACAGCCGGAAAATTTCTACAGCATTTCACCGATTATCCGTGGATGCACTTTGATATTGCCGGACCGGCATTCGTTCCTTCCCAATATAATTATCGCGGAAAGTGGGCAACAGCGTATGGTGTGAGATTATTGTTTAAATTTGTACAAAATCAATGTACAGATGAGCATGCAAAACCAAAAAAGAAAAGTAGGGATAACGCTCGGTGA
- a CDS encoding hydroxyacid dehydrogenase, producing MSKKVLITVAIHEYIQQRFEALGYSVDNKPEIDRDRLLEIIPDYAVLIITTYTQVDKELIDKAANLKIVGRVGSGMENVDTDYCQQKEIACFSSPEGNANAVGEHSLAMLLNVLNNINKANNELKNRIFLREENRGEELDGKTIGIIGYGHTGQAFAKKLRGFEVDILVYDTYKQAEDSYVKNTSLKEIQEKCDVISFHVPYTHETHHYCDNRFIAGCAKAPVIINTSRGGIIELVSMINALHNKQLRGLCIDVFEDEPITREKVHCVLEYDMLFSFPNVVATPHIAGWTVESKYKLAKVLMDKIEIWLNSQ from the coding sequence ATGAGTAAGAAGGTTCTGATAACGGTAGCCATTCATGAATATATTCAGCAACGGTTTGAAGCATTGGGCTATTCCGTTGATAATAAACCGGAAATAGACCGGGATCGTTTATTGGAAATTATTCCAGATTATGCTGTTTTAATCATTACGACCTACACGCAGGTGGATAAAGAACTGATTGACAAAGCCGCAAACTTAAAGATAGTGGGCAGAGTGGGCAGCGGTATGGAAAATGTGGATACAGATTATTGCCAGCAAAAAGAAATCGCCTGTTTCAGCTCTCCTGAAGGGAATGCGAATGCCGTAGGGGAACATAGCCTGGCCATGCTGCTGAATGTATTAAACAACATCAACAAAGCTAACAATGAACTGAAGAACAGGATTTTTCTGCGCGAAGAAAATCGCGGCGAGGAACTGGATGGCAAGACTATTGGCATCATTGGCTACGGACATACCGGTCAGGCCTTTGCAAAAAAGTTACGCGGGTTTGAAGTCGATATTTTAGTATACGATACATACAAACAGGCTGAAGACAGCTATGTAAAGAACACTTCTTTAAAAGAAATACAGGAAAAATGTGATGTGATCAGTTTTCACGTACCCTATACCCATGAAACACATCATTACTGTGACAACAGGTTTATCGCCGGATGTGCGAAGGCACCTGTCATTATTAACACTTCACGTGGCGGAATCATAGAATTGGTCAGCATGATCAATGCACTACACAACAAACAGCTGCGTGGATTATGTATTGATGTATTTGAAGACGAACCCATTACCAGGGAGAAGGTTCACTGTGTACTGGAATACGATATGCTGTTTAGTTTTCCCAACGTTGTTGCGACACCGCATATCGCCGGATGGACGGTGGAATCAAAGTATAAGCTGGCAAAGGTCCTGATGGATAAGATAGAGATTTGGCTTAATAGTCAATAG
- the greA gene encoding transcription elongation factor GreA, protein MSEIVYVTEEGLAKMKEEFAHLVAIERPNASKAIAEAREKGDLSENAEYDAAKEAQGLLELRIRKLETEIGNARVLDASKIDTSKVSVLSKVKVMNLKLKKEFTYQLVSEKEADLKQLKISVKSPIGAALLGKTRGEKVTIQIPAGAMELEVLDISI, encoded by the coding sequence ATGTCAGAGATAGTGTATGTCACCGAAGAAGGATTGGCAAAGATGAAAGAAGAATTTGCACATCTGGTAGCGATAGAAAGGCCGAATGCATCCAAAGCCATTGCGGAAGCAAGGGAAAAGGGCGATTTATCGGAAAACGCAGAATATGATGCTGCAAAAGAAGCACAGGGCCTGCTGGAACTGCGCATCCGCAAACTGGAAACAGAGATAGGCAATGCGCGTGTGCTGGACGCCTCTAAGATAGATACCTCCAAGGTTTCCGTTCTGTCTAAAGTAAAAGTGATGAACCTGAAGCTGAAAAAAGAATTCACCTATCAGTTGGTTTCCGAAAAAGAAGCGGATTTAAAACAGTTGAAGATATCTGTAAAATCACCTATAGGAGCTGCATTGCTGGGCAAAACCAGAGGAGAGAAAGTTACCATTCAGATTCCGGCAGGTGCCATGGAACTGGAAGTACTGGATATTTCTATATAA